A DNA window from Sphingomonas changnyeongensis contains the following coding sequences:
- a CDS encoding ferredoxin:protochlorophyllide reductase (ATP-dependent) subunit N — MTPASPLAQPQPDIRRERGQREVFCGLTGIVWLHRKMPDAFFLVVGSRTCAHLLQSAAGVMIFAEPRFATAIIEERDLAGMADLDAELDRVVTRLLDRRPDVRVLFLVGSCPSEVIKLDLPRAARRLGADRPGVNILSYSGSGIETTFTEGEDACLAALVPEAPQGAAGAAPELLIVGALPDIVEDQFARLFADMGIDRVRFFPGRVAHDLPAVGPATRFLLAQPFLGDTARALATRGAERLAAPFPFGAEGTTAWAEAAANAFGVDPMRFRQAVAPGRERAKRAIARHAERLAGQTIFFMPDSQLEVPLARFLAAECGMRPVEVCTPYLHARHLAEELALLPPGTPLTEGQDVEAQLDRVRALRPDITVCGLGLANPLEAEGLTTKWAIELVFTPVHGFDQAGDLAELFTRPLRRRDVLRV, encoded by the coding sequence AGGTGTTTTGCGGGCTGACCGGGATCGTGTGGCTGCACCGCAAGATGCCGGATGCGTTCTTCCTCGTCGTCGGCTCGCGCACCTGCGCGCATCTGCTGCAATCGGCGGCGGGCGTGATGATCTTCGCCGAGCCGCGCTTTGCGACCGCGATCATCGAGGAACGCGACCTGGCCGGCATGGCTGATCTCGATGCCGAGCTGGACCGCGTGGTCACCCGGCTGCTCGACCGGCGGCCCGATGTGCGGGTGCTGTTCCTTGTCGGCTCCTGCCCGTCTGAAGTCATCAAGCTCGATCTGCCGCGCGCCGCGCGCCGGCTGGGCGCGGACCGGCCCGGGGTCAACATCCTCAGCTATTCGGGCAGCGGGATCGAAACGACCTTTACCGAGGGCGAGGATGCGTGCCTGGCCGCGCTGGTGCCAGAAGCGCCGCAGGGTGCAGCAGGTGCAGCGCCCGAGCTGCTGATCGTGGGCGCCCTGCCCGACATCGTCGAGGACCAGTTTGCCCGGCTGTTCGCCGATATGGGCATTGACCGGGTCCGCTTCTTCCCCGGCCGCGTCGCGCATGATCTGCCGGCGGTCGGCCCGGCGACCCGCTTCCTGCTTGCCCAGCCCTTCCTTGGCGATACCGCCCGGGCGCTGGCCACGCGCGGGGCCGAGCGGCTGGCCGCGCCCTTCCCGTTCGGGGCGGAAGGAACGACCGCCTGGGCCGAGGCTGCGGCCAATGCCTTTGGGGTCGATCCGATGCGCTTCCGCCAGGCGGTTGCGCCGGGCCGTGAACGCGCCAAGCGCGCGATTGCCCGCCATGCCGAGCGGCTGGCCGGCCAGACGATCTTCTTCATGCCCGATTCGCAGCTGGAAGTGCCGCTGGCGCGCTTTCTTGCCGCCGAATGCGGGATGCGGCCGGTCGAGGTCTGCACCCCCTATCTCCATGCCCGGCATCTGGCCGAGGAACTGGCGCTGCTGCCCCCGGGCACGCCGCTGACCGAAGGGCAGGATGTCGAGGCGCAGCTCGACCGGGTGCGCGCGCTGCGCCCCGACATCACCGTGTGCGGTCTCGGCCTTGCCAACCCGCTCGAGGCGGAAGGGCTGACCACCAAATGGGCGATCGAACTGGTGTTCACGCCCGTCCATGGCTTTGACCAGGCAGGTGACCTGGCCGAGCTGTTCACCCGGCCGCTCCGGCGCCGCGACGTGCTGAGGGTCTGA
- the bchB gene encoding ferredoxin:protochlorophyllide reductase (ATP-dependent) subunit B: MQLAVWTYEGPPHVGAMRVATAMTDVHYVLHAPQGDTYADLLFTMIERRGQRPPVTYTTFQARDLGKDTAELFKNAARDAHDRFRPGAMLVGSSCTAELIQDDPGGLAEALALPVPVVPLELPSYQRKEHWGAAETFYRLVRALSPAQRPLRPEGGPRVNLLGPCALGFRHRDDVAEIGRLLTLMGIDVHVTAPLGASAADIARLGEADFNILLYPEIGDEAARWLERAYRMPVVRTVPIGVQATRAFIEEVALLAGVDPAPALAEGGRMAWWSRSVDSTYLTAKRVFIFGDATHAVAAARIATEELGFEVVGLGCYNREFARDVREAAAKLGIEPLITDDHLAVEDAIVSLQPELVLGTQMERHIAKRLRIPCAVISAPVHVQDFPARHSPQMGFEGANVIFDTWVHPLVMGLEEHLLAMFRDDPEFHDGAGASHLAHGAPAAVPGSPGQIAETAPDAHADVMIAAPALMTATPAAAPGWTAEAEAELRKIPFFVRGKARRNTEAYAAASGLAEIGLSTLYDAKAHYGR; this comes from the coding sequence ATGCAGCTGGCGGTCTGGACATATGAAGGCCCGCCCCATGTCGGGGCGATGCGCGTCGCGACCGCGATGACCGACGTGCATTATGTGCTGCACGCGCCGCAGGGCGACACCTATGCCGATCTGCTGTTCACGATGATCGAGCGGCGCGGCCAGCGCCCGCCGGTCACCTACACGACCTTTCAGGCCCGCGATCTCGGCAAGGACACGGCCGAGCTGTTCAAGAACGCGGCGCGCGACGCGCATGACCGGTTCCGCCCCGGCGCGATGCTGGTCGGCTCCAGCTGCACGGCGGAACTGATCCAGGACGATCCCGGCGGTCTGGCCGAGGCGCTGGCCCTGCCGGTGCCGGTCGTGCCGCTCGAACTGCCAAGCTATCAGCGCAAGGAACATTGGGGGGCGGCCGAAACCTTCTACCGCCTGGTCCGCGCGCTCAGCCCGGCGCAGAGGCCGCTCCGCCCCGAAGGCGGGCCGCGCGTCAACCTGCTCGGCCCCTGCGCGCTCGGCTTTCGCCACCGCGACGATGTCGCCGAAATCGGCCGGCTGCTCACGCTGATGGGCATTGATGTTCATGTCACGGCACCGCTCGGCGCATCGGCAGCCGATATCGCGCGGCTGGGCGAGGCGGATTTCAACATCCTGCTCTATCCCGAAATCGGCGACGAGGCGGCACGCTGGCTCGAACGCGCCTACCGGATGCCGGTCGTCCGCACCGTGCCGATCGGCGTGCAGGCAACCCGCGCCTTTATCGAGGAGGTGGCGCTGCTCGCCGGTGTCGATCCGGCCCCCGCGCTGGCCGAGGGCGGGCGGATGGCGTGGTGGAGCCGCTCGGTCGATTCGACCTATCTGACCGCCAAGCGCGTGTTCATCTTCGGCGACGCCACCCATGCTGTCGCCGCCGCGCGGATCGCGACCGAGGAGCTGGGCTTCGAAGTGGTCGGCCTTGGCTGCTACAATCGCGAGTTCGCCCGCGACGTGCGCGAAGCGGCGGCAAAGCTCGGCATCGAACCGCTGATCACCGACGATCATCTGGCGGTCGAGGACGCGATCGTCAGCCTGCAGCCCGAGCTGGTGCTCGGCACGCAGATGGAGCGGCATATCGCCAAAAGGCTGCGCATCCCCTGCGCGGTCATCTCCGCCCCCGTCCATGTCCAGGACTTTCCGGCCCGGCACAGCCCGCAAATGGGCTTTGAGGGCGCCAATGTGATCTTCGACACCTGGGTGCATCCGCTGGTCATGGGGCTGGAGGAGCATCTGCTGGCGATGTTCCGCGACGATCCCGAGTTTCATGACGGCGCGGGGGCAAGCCACCTCGCCCATGGCGCGCCCGCCGCCGTGCCGGGCAGCCCGGGCCAGATAGCGGAAACCGCGCCGGACGCTCATGCCGATGTGATGATCGCCGCCCCGGCGCTCATGACGGCAACGCCCGCCGCCGCCCCTGGCTGGACCGCCGAGGCCGAGGCCGAGCTGCGCAAGATCCCGTTCTTCGTCCGCGGCAAGGCGCGGCGCAACACCGAGGCCTATGCCGCCGCTTCCGGGCTGGCGGAGATCGGCCTGTCGACCCTTTACGACGCAAAGGCGCATTATGGACGGTGA
- a CDS encoding cobaltochelatase subunit CobN: MDGDAATRSALPAVNMVIVTLDTHLAGAVERATPALSEAGIRVAFHAASEWDRDPGALDRCRADIAQGDIILATMLFLEDHIQAVLPALEARRDSCDAIIGLMSGSEIVKLTRMGSYEMRKPASGIMALLKKLKPAGKPGSDSGDKQMKTLRRLPQILKFIPGAAQDVRAYFLTLQYWLAGSDDNVVAMIRALVDRYADGPRRALRGRTPAAAPVEYPEVGLYHPALPGRIAERLEDLPARVAAPTGTVGLLMLRSYILARDSRHYDGVISALEARGLAVIPAFASGLDGRPAMDRFFMDGDAARVDAVINLTGFSLVGGPAYNDAGAAAAALARLDVPYVSAHPAEFQTLEQWKANPMGLLPLEATLMVAIPELDGGILPSTFGGRASGGEGGGRTMHSDPERAAALADKVARLVALRRAARAERRIAIVLFNFPPNAGAAGTAAYLAVWESVQRTLERLRDEGYDVTPPENVAALRAAVMEGNAAMFGADANIHARITPDDHVRAEPHLAQIEAQWGPAPGRIQADPGGIHIMGERFGKVFVGLQPAMGWEGDPMRLMFEGGLAPTHAFSAFYRWLRTGFGAHAVLHFGTHGALEFMPGKQSGMGPECWPERLIGSLPNFYLYAANNPSEGLIAKRRSGATLISYLTPPLSQAGLYKGLSELRSLVDRWRAGELGAEEQADLAQMIRDQAETMDLDATDIDRLSAKLYEIEESLIPEGLHVLGTTAAGEARARFLDAFPAEDRDRVDQLLAGNDEMGGLIRALDARFMPPAPGGDLIRNPDVLPTGRNLHGFDPFRIPNGFAVEQGRKAVDRLIEGHVDRGGAYPESIAMVLWGSDNMKSEGAQIAQALALYGARPRFDGYGRLVGAELIPLDELGRPRIDVVITLSGIFRDLLPLQTRMLAEAAWLAATADEPDHLNFVRKHSLAQAAELGIDIDEAALRVFSNQEGAYGANVNQLIDGGVWSDPDELADTFEKRKGFAYGRSGAPVRKAALFKSALSRVDLTYQNLDSVELGVTDLDQYVDMLGGMARSVSRARGGEAAPVYIVDATTGSAKVRTLDEQVELETRTRTLNPRWYEGQLRHGFEGVKNIEAHVTTTLGWSATTGKVAPWIYQRISETFMLDPEMRARLVALNPKASARVAERLLEASDRQYWTPDAETLAALRAASDDIEDRLEGLIAAE, translated from the coding sequence ATGGACGGTGACGCTGCCACCCGGTCCGCCCTGCCGGCGGTCAACATGGTGATCGTGACGCTCGACACGCATCTGGCGGGCGCTGTCGAGCGGGCCACCCCGGCGCTGAGCGAAGCCGGCATCCGCGTCGCCTTCCACGCCGCCTCGGAATGGGACCGCGATCCCGGCGCGCTCGACCGCTGCCGTGCGGACATCGCGCAGGGCGACATCATCCTGGCGACGATGCTGTTCCTGGAAGACCATATCCAGGCAGTGCTGCCCGCGCTCGAGGCGCGGCGCGACAGCTGCGACGCGATCATCGGCCTGATGTCGGGCAGCGAAATCGTGAAGCTGACCCGGATGGGCAGCTATGAGATGCGCAAGCCCGCATCGGGCATCATGGCGCTGCTCAAGAAGCTGAAGCCCGCCGGCAAGCCCGGCAGCGACAGCGGCGACAAGCAGATGAAGACGCTGCGCCGCCTGCCCCAGATCCTGAAGTTCATCCCCGGCGCCGCGCAGGATGTGCGCGCCTATTTCCTGACGCTGCAATATTGGCTGGCCGGATCGGACGACAATGTCGTGGCGATGATCCGCGCGCTGGTCGACCGCTATGCCGACGGCCCGCGCCGGGCGCTGCGCGGGCGCACGCCCGCCGCCGCCCCGGTCGAATATCCCGAAGTCGGCCTATATCACCCCGCCCTGCCCGGCCGGATCGCCGAACGGCTTGAGGATCTGCCCGCACGGGTCGCGGCCCCCACCGGCACGGTCGGGCTGCTGATGCTGCGCAGCTACATCCTGGCCCGCGATTCGCGGCATTATGACGGGGTCATCTCCGCGCTCGAGGCGCGCGGGCTGGCGGTGATCCCCGCCTTTGCAAGCGGGCTCGACGGCCGGCCGGCCATGGACCGTTTCTTCATGGACGGCGATGCGGCGCGGGTCGATGCGGTGATCAACCTGACCGGTTTTTCGCTCGTCGGCGGGCCGGCCTATAACGATGCCGGGGCGGCGGCGGCGGCCCTTGCCCGGCTCGACGTGCCCTATGTCAGCGCCCATCCGGCCGAGTTCCAGACGCTCGAGCAGTGGAAGGCGAACCCCATGGGTCTGCTGCCGCTCGAAGCGACGCTGATGGTCGCGATCCCCGAGCTTGATGGCGGCATCCTGCCCTCGACCTTTGGCGGCCGCGCAAGCGGTGGCGAAGGCGGCGGGCGCACGATGCACAGCGATCCCGAACGCGCCGCAGCGCTTGCCGACAAGGTCGCGCGGCTGGTCGCGCTGCGCCGTGCGGCACGTGCCGAGCGGCGGATCGCGATCGTGCTGTTCAACTTCCCGCCCAATGCCGGCGCGGCCGGCACCGCCGCCTATCTGGCGGTCTGGGAATCGGTGCAGCGCACGCTCGAGCGGCTGCGCGACGAGGGGTATGACGTCACCCCGCCCGAAAATGTCGCGGCGCTGCGCGCGGCGGTCATGGAAGGCAATGCCGCGATGTTCGGCGCGGATGCGAACATCCATGCCCGCATCACCCCGGACGATCATGTGCGCGCCGAACCGCATCTGGCGCAGATCGAGGCGCAATGGGGCCCGGCCCCCGGCCGCATCCAGGCCGATCCCGGCGGCATCCACATCATGGGCGAACGCTTCGGCAAGGTGTTTGTCGGGCTGCAGCCGGCGATGGGCTGGGAAGGCGATCCGATGCGCCTGATGTTCGAGGGCGGCCTTGCCCCGACCCACGCATTTTCGGCCTTTTACCGCTGGCTGCGCACCGGCTTTGGCGCGCATGCGGTGCTGCATTTCGGCACGCATGGCGCGCTTGAGTTCATGCCCGGCAAGCAAAGCGGCATGGGCCCGGAATGCTGGCCGGAACGGCTGATCGGCAGCCTGCCCAACTTCTACCTCTATGCGGCGAACAACCCGTCGGAAGGGCTGATCGCCAAGCGCCGCTCGGGCGCGACGCTGATTTCCTATCTGACGCCGCCGCTCAGCCAGGCCGGGCTGTACAAGGGGCTGAGCGAGCTGCGGTCGCTGGTCGATCGCTGGCGCGCAGGCGAGCTGGGAGCCGAGGAACAGGCCGATCTGGCGCAGATGATCCGCGATCAGGCCGAAACCATGGACCTGGACGCGACCGATATCGACCGGCTGTCGGCCAAGCTCTACGAAATCGAGGAGTCGCTGATCCCCGAGGGGCTGCACGTGCTCGGCACCACGGCTGCGGGCGAGGCGCGGGCGCGATTCCTCGACGCCTTCCCGGCCGAGGACCGCGACCGGGTCGACCAGCTGCTGGCCGGCAATGACGAGATGGGCGGCCTGATCCGCGCGCTCGATGCGCGGTTCATGCCGCCGGCACCGGGCGGCGACCTGATCCGCAATCCCGACGTGCTGCCGACCGGGCGCAACCTGCACGGCTTTGATCCGTTCCGTATCCCCAATGGCTTTGCCGTCGAACAGGGGCGCAAGGCCGTCGACCGGCTGATCGAGGGCCATGTCGATCGGGGCGGTGCCTATCCCGAAAGCATCGCGATGGTGCTGTGGGGCAGCGACAATATGAAGAGCGAGGGCGCGCAGATCGCCCAGGCGCTCGCGCTCTACGGTGCCCGCCCGCGCTTCGACGGCTATGGCCGGCTGGTGGGCGCGGAGCTGATCCCGCTCGACGAGCTTGGCCGGCCGCGGATCGATGTCGTCATTACCCTGTCGGGCATCTTCCGCGACCTGTTGCCGCTCCAGACCCGGATGCTGGCCGAGGCGGCATGGCTGGCGGCAACGGCGGACGAGCCGGACCATCTGAACTTCGTGCGCAAGCACAGCCTGGCCCAGGCCGCCGAACTCGGCATCGACATCGACGAAGCGGCGCTGCGCGTCTTTTCCAACCAGGAAGGGGCTTATGGCGCGAACGTCAACCAGCTGATCGATGGCGGCGTGTGGAGCGACCCGGACGAGCTGGCCGACACGTTCGAGAAGCGCAAGGGCTTTGCCTATGGCCGCAGCGGCGCGCCGGTGCGCAAGGCGGCACTGTTCAAGTCCGCGCTGTCGCGGGTCGACCTGACCTACCAGAATCTCGACTCGGTCGAACTGGGGGTCACCGATCTCGACCAATATGTCGACATGCTGGGCGGCATGGCCCGTTCGGTCAGCCGCGCACGCGGCGGCGAGGCGGCCCCGGTCTATATCGTCGATGCGACCACCGGCTCGGCCAAGGTCCGCACGCTCGACGAGCAGGTCGAGCTGGAGACGCGCACCCGCACGCTCAACCCGCGCTGGTACGAAGGCCAGCTGCGCCACGGCTTTGAAGGCGTGAAGAATATCGAGGCGCATGTGACGACGACGCTCGGCTGGTCGGCGACCACCGGCAAGGTCGCGCCCTGGATCTACCAGCGGATCAGCGAGACCTTCATGCTCGATCCCGAAATGCGCGCCCGGCTGGTGGCGCTCAACCCCAAAGCCTCGGCCCGTGTCGCCGAACGGCTGCTCGAGGCATCCGACCGCCAATATTGGACGCCGGACGCGGAAACGCTCGCCGCCCTGCGGGCAGCAAGCGACGACATTGAAGACAGGCTCGAAGGCCTGATCGCAGCGGAGTAG
- the bchL gene encoding ferredoxin:protochlorophyllide reductase (ATP-dependent) iron-sulfur ATP-binding protein — MLLDRQHPGSAPDGDGSVQVHLDPQDRIGKAKVFAVYGKGGIGKSTTSSNLSAAFSKLGHRVLQIGCDPKHDSTFTLTKKLMPTVIDVLESVEFHAEELRPEDYMFEGYNGVMCVEAGGPPAGTGCGGYVVGQTVKLLKQHHLLDETDVVIFDVLGDVVCGGFAAPLQHAERALVVTANDFDSIFAMNRIIAAINAKAKNYDVRVAGVVANRSAGTDEIDRFCDATGMKRLAHFRDVDAIRRSRLKKCTLFEMNDAPDVIAAREEYLRLADMLWRGVEPLAARPMKDRDIFDFLGFE, encoded by the coding sequence ATGCTTCTCGACCGACAGCATCCGGGATCCGCACCCGACGGGGACGGCAGCGTCCAGGTTCACCTTGATCCGCAGGACCGGATCGGCAAGGCCAAGGTGTTCGCCGTCTATGGCAAGGGCGGGATCGGCAAATCCACGACCTCGTCCAACCTGTCGGCCGCCTTTTCAAAGCTCGGCCACCGCGTGCTCCAGATCGGCTGCGATCCCAAGCACGACAGCACCTTCACGCTGACCAAAAAGCTGATGCCGACGGTGATCGACGTGCTCGAAAGCGTCGAGTTCCACGCCGAGGAACTTCGCCCCGAAGACTATATGTTCGAGGGGTATAACGGCGTCATGTGCGTCGAGGCGGGCGGGCCGCCGGCCGGCACCGGCTGTGGCGGCTATGTCGTCGGGCAGACGGTCAAGCTCCTCAAGCAGCATCATCTGCTCGATGAGACCGACGTCGTGATTTTCGACGTGCTCGGCGACGTCGTGTGCGGCGGTTTTGCCGCACCGCTCCAGCATGCCGAACGCGCGCTCGTCGTCACCGCCAACGACTTTGACTCGATCTTCGCGATGAACCGCATCATCGCGGCCATCAACGCCAAGGCCAAGAACTACGACGTCCGCGTCGCCGGCGTCGTCGCCAACCGCTCGGCCGGCACCGACGAGATCGACCGGTTCTGCGACGCGACGGGCATGAAGCGCCTCGCCCATTTCCGCGACGTCGACGCGATCAGGCGGTCGCGCCTGAAAAAATGCACGCTGTTCGAGATGAACGACGCGCCCGACGTGATCGCCGCGCGCGAGGAATATCTGCGCCTGGCCGACATGCTGTGGCGCGGGGTCGAACCACTCGCTGCCCGGCCGATGAAAGACCGCGACATTTTCGACTTTCTGGGGTTTGAATGA
- the bchM gene encoding magnesium protoporphyrin IX methyltransferase, protein MMATLPAPPANPRYEAQRRRLETYFDRTARQAWEQLTSDARVSGIRATVRAGRDRMRETLLDWLPADLRRLRLLDAGCGTGALAVAAAWRGAQVCAIDVAGGLVDVARDRAPAFLGHGAVDWHVGDMTSPDLGRFDHVVAMDSLIHYDMEDMAAVLESLAARTSGSIVFTFAPRTPLLATMHAVGRIFPRGDRAPFIQPVAERRLRARLANIPGWRVGRTTRIASGFYTSQAMELVRI, encoded by the coding sequence ATGATGGCCACGCTTCCCGCCCCGCCCGCCAATCCGCGCTATGAAGCGCAGCGCCGGCGGCTGGAGACCTATTTCGACCGCACCGCGCGCCAGGCCTGGGAACAGCTGACCTCGGATGCGCGCGTGTCGGGCATCCGCGCCACCGTCCGCGCCGGGCGCGACCGGATGCGCGAAACCTTGCTCGACTGGCTGCCGGCCGATCTGCGCCGGCTGCGGCTGCTCGATGCCGGCTGCGGCACCGGCGCGCTGGCCGTCGCCGCCGCCTGGCGCGGCGCGCAGGTGTGCGCGATCGATGTCGCGGGCGGTCTGGTCGATGTCGCGCGCGACCGGGCACCGGCCTTTCTCGGCCATGGCGCGGTCGACTGGCATGTCGGCGACATGACCAGCCCGGATCTGGGCCGGTTCGACCATGTCGTCGCGATGGATTCGCTGATCCATTACGACATGGAGGACATGGCGGCGGTGCTTGAATCGCTGGCCGCGCGCACCTCGGGGTCGATCGTCTTCACCTTCGCGCCGCGCACGCCGCTGCTCGCGACGATGCACGCCGTCGGCCGCATCTTCCCGCGCGGCGACCGGGCGCCGTTCATCCAGCCGGTAGCCGAGCGCCGGCTGCGCGCACGGCTGGCCAACATTCCCGGCTGGCGGGTCGGCCGCACGACACGGATCGCGAGCGGCTTCTACACGTCGCAGGCCATGGAGCTGGTGCGGATCTGA
- a CDS encoding BCD family MFS transporter has product MATRAPLASRWQKVATAWLPFADAASDDLPLSRLLRLSLFQVSMGMTTVLLNGTLNRVIIVELGVPAWLISLMIALPLLFAPLRALIGHRSDHHRSVLGWRRVPYIWFGTLMQFGGLALMPFALLLMSRADVAGIGTVAAMVAFLMTGAGLHTAQTAGLALATDLAPERDRPRAVALLYVMLLAGMVVSAFVIGDLLRSFTPTRMIQVIQGVGLLTAIFNIIALWKQEPRRRPAPSEAEAPRPPFAEVWRAFAEEPGVMRLLVAVGLGAAGFAMQDILLEPYGGEILGMTVGGTTELTGLWALGNLIGFTYAARVLDDGGDPHRVAGLGGVAGMFAFALVMFAAPAHAPGLLFIGACAIGLGAGLFLVGTLTAAMALSRNGRSGIALGAWGAVQASAAGLAIAASGVARDGLSALALKGWFGAALADRATGYGAVYLIEILLLMLTLAILGPLVGRNGRAEPAKGSFGLQQFPT; this is encoded by the coding sequence ATGGCAACGCGCGCTCCCCTCGCCTCACGCTGGCAGAAAGTGGCGACCGCCTGGCTGCCCTTTGCCGATGCCGCCAGCGACGATCTGCCCCTGTCGCGGCTGCTGCGCCTGTCGCTGTTCCAGGTCAGCATGGGGATGACGACGGTGCTGCTGAACGGCACGCTCAACCGTGTCATCATCGTCGAACTGGGCGTGCCGGCCTGGCTGATCTCGCTGATGATCGCCCTGCCGCTGCTTTTCGCGCCGCTTCGCGCGCTGATCGGCCACCGGTCGGACCATCACCGGTCGGTGCTCGGCTGGCGGCGCGTGCCCTATATCTGGTTCGGCACGCTCATGCAGTTTGGCGGGCTCGCGCTGATGCCCTTTGCCCTGCTGCTGATGTCGCGCGCCGATGTCGCGGGGATCGGCACGGTTGCAGCGATGGTCGCCTTTCTGATGACCGGTGCCGGGCTGCACACCGCCCAGACGGCGGGCCTAGCGCTCGCGACCGACCTTGCCCCCGAACGGGACCGGCCCCGTGCGGTCGCCCTGCTCTATGTCATGCTGCTTGCGGGCATGGTCGTGTCGGCATTCGTGATCGGCGATCTGCTGCGCAGCTTCACCCCGACGCGGATGATCCAGGTCATTCAGGGGGTCGGCCTGCTGACTGCGATCTTCAACATCATCGCCCTGTGGAAGCAGGAACCGCGCCGCCGCCCGGCCCCGTCCGAGGCGGAGGCCCCGCGCCCGCCCTTTGCCGAGGTCTGGCGCGCCTTTGCCGAGGAGCCTGGCGTGATGCGGCTGCTGGTCGCGGTCGGGCTGGGTGCGGCGGGCTTTGCGATGCAGGACATTCTGCTTGAGCCCTATGGCGGCGAGATCCTGGGCATGACCGTCGGCGGCACGACCGAGCTGACCGGCCTGTGGGCGCTCGGCAATCTGATCGGCTTCACCTATGCCGCCCGCGTGCTCGACGATGGCGGCGATCCGCACCGGGTGGCGGGGCTTGGCGGCGTGGCGGGCATGTTCGCCTTTGCGCTGGTGATGTTTGCGGCCCCCGCCCATGCGCCCGGTCTGCTTTTCATCGGTGCCTGTGCGATCGGCCTGGGGGCCGGGCTGTTCCTTGTCGGCACGCTGACGGCGGCGATGGCCCTGTCGCGCAACGGCCGCTCGGGCATCGCGCTGGGTGCCTGGGGCGCGGTGCAGGCCAGTGCCGCAGGCCTTGCGATTGCAGCATCGGGCGTGGCCCGTGACGGGCTGTCGGCGCTCGCGCTCAAGGGCTGGTTCGGGGCGGCACTGGCCGACCGGGCGACCGGCTATGGTGCCGTCTATCTGATCGAAATCCTGTTGCTGATGCTGACCCTTGCCATTCTCGGCCCGCTTGTGGGCCGGAATGGTCGCGCCGAACCGGCCAAGGGCAGTTTCGGCCTGCAGCAATTCCCGACCTGA
- the puhA gene encoding photosynthetic reaction center subunit H: MSRVILAGQLDVAELCFYAFVLFFIGLVFYLRREDRREGYPLEDTVTGRVDSSWGPLSASMYKEFKLPFGRGVATMPTKGREPVDIAARRIDRFPGAPYEPTGNPLVDGIGPAAYAQRAAWPDQDRHGNPRIVPMASDDHVSIASGDPDPRGWTVVGADGKPAGTVTDLWVDRAEHVVRYYAVRTTGGREILAPIGFANIHRSKRVIEVESISAAQFEQVPVVETPGQVTRLEEDKIMGYFGGGYLYGLPGRTEPFL; this comes from the coding sequence ATGTCACGCGTGATCCTGGCCGGCCAGTTGGACGTGGCGGAGCTTTGCTTCTACGCTTTCGTCCTGTTTTTCATTGGCCTCGTGTTCTACCTGCGCCGCGAAGACCGGCGCGAAGGCTATCCGCTTGAAGACACGGTCACCGGCCGCGTCGACAGCTCATGGGGGCCGCTCAGCGCCTCCATGTACAAGGAGTTCAAGCTCCCCTTCGGCCGCGGCGTCGCGACCATGCCGACCAAGGGCCGCGAGCCGGTCGACATCGCCGCCCGGCGCATCGACCGCTTCCCCGGCGCGCCCTATGAGCCGACCGGCAACCCGCTGGTCGACGGCATCGGCCCGGCCGCCTATGCGCAGCGCGCGGCATGGCCCGATCAGGACCGCCATGGCAATCCGCGCATCGTGCCGATGGCAAGCGACGATCATGTCAGCATCGCGAGCGGTGATCCCGATCCGCGCGGCTGGACCGTGGTCGGCGCGGATGGCAAGCCGGCGGGCACGGTCACCGATCTGTGGGTCGACCGCGCCGAACATGTCGTGCGCTATTATGCGGTCCGCACCACCGGCGGGCGCGAGATCCTGGCCCCGATCGGCTTTGCTAACATCCATCGCAGCAAGCGGGTGATCGAGGTGGAATCGATCTCGGCCGCGCAGTTCGAGCAGGTGCCCGTCGTCGAGACGCCGGGTCAGGTGACCCGGCTCGAGGAAGACAAGATCATGGGCTATTTCGGCGGCGGCTATCTCTATGGCCTGCCCGGACGCACGGAGCCGTTCCTGTGA